A stretch of the Sulfurospirillum sp. UCH001 genome encodes the following:
- a CDS encoding EAL domain-containing protein, translating into MKIAKTYALYSALILSFAIILMTTVWFGKKTQEQHQIKQEQSSVFERYKAVLNLESTAIRQVSQDYSRWDEMVTFVHNQDLNWSKDNLEPMIETFHLTYISVFDVSKKQVYHYKNSKADDIYLDLSSLISTPSHFKEFFHFENGKFIQFFLSPIHYSADLERTGKPMGFLVLGRIFDDAFLESMEQITLGKASFSRDTNHAALGEHFHIPLSSLSDKIIGYLDFYYTPSVLLFMTEFQHSIVLAGVIIILCVIVFFYALTHTVIFTPIRRISMALKTHQLGYILALSRQEHELGEIAHLICEHEKQTQLLEHYKEAIDENTIVSKTDTKGIITYANDQFVAISGYSKEELLGKPHNIVRHPDNPQSFFKEMWATLKEGKPWKGVVKNRRKDGSSYYVKSVIMPLLDEQNTIQEYIAIRYDVSELFEQVEHLRKEKLMELPSRKVLFQAIEQAQAPHLAILNICGFRDINTLHGQTFGDLYLRHLALKIKQLMPKNWQLYHLQSDEFALFCDTELPDQAFNDECQHLLAILGHEGLFIQHAFYPLSIRFGIANGIEYLYNRAEIAMKEARSSHKSIVIYDDNKGFEERLQKDIQWNETIRKALKENRFTIFLQEIVPVHGKNTERKKYEVLIRLIDTNGQIISPFHFIDLAKRMHLYDQLTRFVLQEGFRAALELHCDISINITKEDIVNQETTNYLIELLQQYPTLKERITLELVESEGIENSIEVRNFLQTARTHGCLLAIDDFGAGYSNFEYLLRLNVDFIKIDGSLIKNMDTDANAYATVKTITHFAKNLGILVVAEFVHKKEILEKVQELGIHYAQGFYLHEPSPIPKIKSSYGSN; encoded by the coding sequence ATGAAGATAGCAAAAACATACGCACTCTATAGTGCACTCATTCTCTCATTTGCAATCATTTTAATGACTACTGTGTGGTTTGGTAAAAAAACGCAAGAGCAGCACCAAATCAAACAAGAACAAAGTAGTGTATTTGAGCGCTATAAAGCAGTGTTAAATCTTGAAAGTACCGCTATTAGACAAGTAAGCCAAGATTACTCCCGTTGGGATGAAATGGTAACATTTGTACACAATCAAGATCTAAACTGGAGCAAAGATAATTTAGAGCCAATGATTGAGACATTTCATCTTACATATATCTCTGTTTTTGATGTTTCAAAAAAACAAGTTTATCACTATAAAAACAGTAAAGCAGATGACATCTATCTTGATTTATCCTCACTTATTTCCACACCTTCTCATTTTAAAGAGTTTTTCCATTTTGAAAATGGTAAATTTATCCAATTTTTTCTTTCTCCTATTCATTATTCAGCCGATTTAGAGCGAACAGGTAAGCCGATGGGCTTTTTAGTATTAGGGCGTATTTTTGATGATGCTTTTTTAGAGAGTATGGAGCAAATAACCCTTGGGAAAGCCTCTTTCTCTCGTGATACAAATCATGCTGCGCTTGGTGAGCATTTTCATATACCACTCTCCTCTTTGTCCGATAAAATTATTGGCTATCTTGATTTTTACTATACGCCTTCTGTACTTCTGTTTATGACTGAATTTCAACACTCTATTGTGCTTGCTGGTGTTATCATTATATTATGTGTCATTGTATTCTTTTATGCACTCACACATACGGTTATTTTCACACCTATTAGACGTATTTCGATGGCACTTAAAACACATCAACTGGGATATATTTTAGCACTATCCCGTCAAGAGCATGAATTAGGTGAGATTGCACACCTTATTTGTGAACATGAAAAACAGACACAACTCTTAGAACACTACAAAGAAGCCATTGATGAAAATACCATCGTTTCTAAGACAGATACCAAAGGAATTATTACTTACGCGAATGACCAATTTGTAGCTATTTCTGGGTACTCCAAAGAAGAGTTATTGGGAAAACCTCATAATATTGTTCGTCATCCAGACAATCCTCAAAGCTTTTTCAAAGAGATGTGGGCAACGCTTAAAGAAGGTAAACCATGGAAAGGTGTTGTTAAGAACAGACGTAAAGATGGCAGTAGTTACTATGTCAAATCTGTCATCATGCCTCTTCTTGATGAACAAAATACAATCCAAGAGTATATAGCAATCCGTTATGATGTGAGTGAGCTTTTCGAACAAGTTGAACACCTTCGAAAAGAAAAACTGATGGAGCTCCCAAGTAGAAAAGTACTCTTTCAAGCTATTGAGCAGGCACAAGCTCCTCACTTGGCTATTCTGAATATTTGCGGTTTTCGCGATATCAATACACTGCATGGACAAACATTTGGGGACCTCTATTTACGTCATTTAGCACTAAAAATTAAACAGCTTATGCCTAAAAATTGGCAGCTTTACCATCTCCAAAGTGACGAGTTTGCTCTTTTTTGCGATACAGAGCTTCCAGATCAAGCTTTTAATGATGAGTGCCAACATCTCCTTGCCATTCTTGGTCATGAAGGGCTCTTTATCCAACACGCTTTTTATCCACTCTCAATTCGCTTTGGTATTGCTAATGGCATAGAATATCTTTACAATCGTGCAGAAATTGCTATGAAAGAAGCTCGTTCATCGCATAAAAGTATTGTGATTTACGATGACAATAAAGGCTTTGAGGAGCGTCTTCAAAAAGATATTCAATGGAATGAAACTATACGTAAAGCACTCAAAGAAAACCGTTTTACGATTTTCTTACAAGAAATTGTCCCCGTACATGGTAAAAATACTGAACGTAAAAAATATGAGGTACTCATTCGTTTAATCGATACCAACGGGCAGATTATTTCACCTTTTCATTTTATTGATTTGGCAAAACGTATGCATCTCTACGATCAACTAACCCGCTTCGTACTCCAAGAAGGCTTTAGAGCAGCGCTGGAGCTTCATTGTGATATCTCAATTAATATCACAAAAGAAGATATAGTAAATCAAGAAACAACCAACTATCTTATAGAATTATTGCAGCAATACCCTACGCTTAAAGAGCGCATTACATTAGAGCTTGTCGAATCAGAAGGTATTGAAAATTCTATAGAGGTACGAAACTTTTTACAAACAGCAAGAACACATGGATGTTTACTTGCCATCGATGATTTTGGAGCTGGTTATTCTAACTTTGAATATCTTTTACGTTTAAATGTGGATTTCATCAAAATTGATGGCTCACTGATCAAAAACATGGATACGGATGCAAACGCATATGCTACGGTTAAAACGATTACCCATTTTGCTAAAAATTTAGGTATTTTAGTTGTTGCTGAATTTGTTCACAAAAAAGAGATCTTAGAAAAGGTTCAAGAGCTTGGTATTCATTATGCACAAGGTTTTTACCTGCATGAACCGTCACCAATTCCTAAAATAAAGAGTTCGTATGGAAGCAATTAA
- a CDS encoding cold-shock protein → MALLEGTVKWFNNEKGFGFIQPNDGGKDVFVHFRQVNRSGYGRVSLAEGQKVTYELGEGPKGPQAENVTAL, encoded by the coding sequence ATGGCTTTATTAGAGGGAACCGTTAAATGGTTTAACAACGAAAAAGGTTTTGGTTTTATCCAACCAAATGACGGCGGAAAAGATGTATTCGTACACTTTCGTCAAGTAAATAGATCAGGTTATGGTCGTGTTTCTTTGGCAGAAGGCCAAAAAGTTACTTATGAATTAGGCGAAGGTCCAAAAGGTCCTCAAGCTGAGAACGTAACAGCACTATAA
- a CDS encoding cell wall metabolism sensor histidine kinase WalK: MKSETKNAFIFAIILTFLTLLLVSFPILNYLSVSLRLSQVNQEVQLRSYAKEIETSIQGILPLQKTFLFPRSIIFKSALLDANNHIIFSLIDEPIPTFSDEFAKNDASLFYKYPLAPNILHAKFLVVQKEISHSQVIFDVLVIIGVVLLGMLIFSYLLLKLLLKPYIETSTRMNLFFTDVMHELKTPLGIMQLNIEGLVKKYKDKRLSRTLAALSTLSTLYDDLEYLIKNKTITYSTEILNFSLFLEDRIAYFEALSSSKEITILSTIEPEHFVRINRIELQRIIDNNITNAIKYSPPQTIIEVSLHTKDNGLCFRVKDHGVGIKEINKIFERHYRGDIYKGGFGIGLSIVKSICDKYSIVIEVQSEEKKGSEFNYWFKEEVEEKISPEVL, encoded by the coding sequence TTGAAAAGTGAGACTAAAAACGCGTTTATCTTTGCCATTATTCTTACCTTTTTAACGCTTTTATTGGTTTCATTCCCTATTTTAAATTATCTCTCTGTCTCACTTCGCCTTAGCCAAGTTAACCAAGAAGTACAATTACGCAGCTATGCCAAGGAGATTGAAACATCTATTCAAGGTATTTTACCGCTTCAAAAAACATTTTTATTTCCACGCTCTATTATCTTCAAAAGTGCGCTTTTAGATGCGAACAATCACATTATTTTTTCTTTGATTGATGAACCTATCCCAACCTTTAGCGATGAATTTGCCAAAAATGATGCATCACTCTTTTACAAATACCCGCTTGCTCCCAATATTCTGCATGCCAAATTTTTAGTGGTACAAAAAGAGATATCCCATTCACAAGTGATTTTTGATGTTTTGGTGATTATTGGTGTGGTGTTACTGGGTATGCTCATTTTTTCGTATCTTCTTCTCAAACTTTTACTCAAGCCTTACATTGAGACATCAACACGTATGAATCTCTTTTTCACCGATGTTATGCATGAGCTTAAAACGCCTCTTGGCATTATGCAACTCAATATTGAGGGCTTAGTTAAAAAGTATAAAGATAAACGTCTTAGTCGAACTTTAGCAGCACTTTCAACGCTTTCAACACTCTATGATGATCTTGAATACCTCATCAAAAACAAGACAATTACCTATTCGACAGAAATACTTAATTTTTCACTCTTTTTAGAAGATAGGATCGCCTATTTTGAAGCACTGAGCTCTTCAAAAGAAATCACCATTCTCTCTACCATAGAACCAGAGCACTTTGTGCGTATCAATCGCATTGAATTACAACGCATTATTGACAATAACATCACCAATGCGATTAAATATTCTCCACCACAAACAATTATTGAAGTCTCGTTACATACGAAAGATAACGGTTTATGTTTTCGTGTAAAAGATCACGGTGTTGGCATAAAAGAGATCAACAAAATCTTTGAGCGTCACTACAGAGGCGATATCTATAAAGGTGGTTTTGGAATTGGGCTGAGCATTGTAAAAAGTATTTGCGATAAATATAGCATTGTGATTGAAGTACAATCAGAAGAGAAAAAAGGAAGTGAATTTAACTATTGGTTTAAAGAAGAAGTGGAGGAGAAAATCTCCCCCGAAGTATTATAG
- a CDS encoding response regulator transcription factor has protein sequence MKILLLEDDYTYNESIKESLEEMGYEVDAFDDGLLALDALFDKQYHLALLDIRVPHMDGYEILKEIRKAKLDLPIIFITSLTDINNLSLGYELGCNDYLRKPFSLKELQYRVSQTLKSYHFHSTLDVISLPCGFSYHSDDQSLWFENMQINLSKYEQKLLFVLVKNRGNYISTELIHEYVWEGKEVGDNDIRMLIKKLRDKTDKDFIITAKGIGYKIEK, from the coding sequence ATGAAAATTTTACTCTTAGAAGATGACTATACCTATAATGAGAGCATTAAAGAGTCTCTTGAAGAGATGGGCTACGAAGTAGATGCCTTTGACGATGGGCTTCTCGCCTTAGATGCACTCTTTGACAAGCAGTATCATCTGGCTCTTTTGGATATTAGGGTTCCGCATATGGATGGTTATGAAATTTTAAAAGAAATTCGCAAAGCCAAACTGGATCTTCCCATTATCTTTATTACCTCACTCACGGACATTAACAACCTTTCATTGGGGTATGAGCTAGGATGCAATGACTATTTGCGGAAGCCTTTTTCTCTTAAAGAGCTTCAATACCGTGTCTCACAAACACTCAAAAGTTACCATTTTCACTCCACACTGGATGTCATTTCTCTGCCATGTGGCTTCTCTTACCATAGCGATGATCAGAGTCTTTGGTTTGAAAATATGCAAATCAATTTAAGTAAGTATGAGCAAAAATTGCTCTTTGTATTGGTAAAAAATAGAGGCAATTATATCTCCACAGAACTCATCCATGAATACGTTTGGGAAGGTAAAGAGGTGGGAGATAATGACATTCGTATGCTGATTAAAAAACTACGGGACAAAACCGATAAAGACTTTATCATCACTGCCAAAGGGATAGGATACAAAATTGAAAAGTGA
- a CDS encoding cache domain-containing protein — MLTLGFLIYRANHNLYIEDAKNSVESVLGLTQELIAHEKQLALSIALILSENEALKMGYVKNDRKKLYETLQSEIPKLKKYLQIENLEVQLHTKDAKAYVRSWDFEDYGDDLSTFRKGITLLQQSKKPLVSIELGKRLNIKALCPIFEKNEFVGSLEVIINFDEVAQKLSAKKINFVILMDKALLDIGEWMKELPQIDGYVIVRNNCSVGCVNSFMSVASASIMQQGFARSNGALFGFTPLFDIEAKQVGYIGIWFGESLLKESLLLRASLAPHSAPLHVKTLEPAIESSTPQEVLIR; from the coding sequence ATGCTCACACTTGGCTTTTTAATTTATCGCGCCAACCACAATCTCTATATTGAAGATGCTAAAAATAGTGTAGAGAGTGTACTCGGTCTTACGCAAGAGTTAATTGCACATGAAAAACAACTTGCCCTCAGTATCGCTTTGATCCTTTCAGAAAATGAAGCCCTAAAAATGGGCTATGTTAAAAATGATCGTAAAAAACTTTACGAAACTTTACAAAGCGAAATTCCAAAACTGAAAAAATACCTTCAAATCGAAAATCTTGAAGTTCAACTGCATACAAAAGATGCCAAAGCGTATGTTCGCAGTTGGGATTTTGAAGATTATGGTGATGACCTCTCCACGTTTCGCAAAGGTATTACGCTACTTCAACAATCTAAAAAACCTTTGGTATCGATTGAACTAGGGAAACGCCTCAATATCAAAGCGCTTTGTCCTATTTTTGAGAAAAATGAATTTGTTGGTTCATTAGAAGTCATCATCAACTTTGATGAAGTGGCTCAAAAACTGAGTGCCAAAAAAATTAATTTTGTTATTTTGATGGATAAAGCCTTGTTAGATATAGGGGAATGGATGAAAGAACTCCCACAAATTGATGGATATGTTATTGTGAGAAATAACTGTTCTGTTGGTTGTGTCAATTCATTTATGTCCGTTGCTTCGGCATCCATTATGCAACAAGGTTTTGCGCGCTCCAACGGTGCTCTTTTTGGTTTTACGCCACTCTTTGACATTGAAGCAAAACAAGTAGGATACATCGGTATATGGTTTGGAGAGTCCCTCCTCAAAGAGTCTTTACTCCTGCGCGCCTCACTCGCTCCTCATAGTGCACCGTTGCATGTCAAAACCTTAGAGCCTGCCATAGAAAGTTCTACACCACAAGAGGTACTCATTCGATGA